TGCGGATAAAGTGCGCAAGGTGTGCGACGAAATGAAGATGCCCGAGAAGGCCCGCTTTATACTGGGCGAGGCACCCGGCTTCACTTCAATTCTGGGCTTCGCGCTCATGGACCCGAAGCAGTTCCGTGAAGTACCTGTGCCTGACCCCCGGAACACAATTGCGGGCATCAGCTACACCTCGGGCACCACGGGCCTGCCCAAGGGTGTCGAGATCACGCACTTCTCCTTCGTCGCAAACATTGTGCTCTCTAAAGACATCACGGCATCTGACGAGACGGATGTGTTCCTCGCGTGGAACCCAATCACGCACATGTCCGGCTTCTTGTTCACCATGCTTGGGATCTGCATCGGCTCCACGTGTGTCATTGTCTCGCctgcgctaactttcaaccaATTCGTCGACGTCTGCAACAAGTACCAGGTATCATCggtgttcagcttcgcgagccgACTGCAAAACCTCGTGAACGAGATGCTTCGCACGAACATAAAGCTGGAGCAGGTTCGCAAGCTGTCCGTCGGTGGTAGCCTGGTGACCGAGACACTGGCCCGCAGAGCCATCCAAGCGTTTCCCATGCTTCACAACTTTCGAAATTTTTACGGTATGACCGAAACCTGCGGCCTCATCGCAAATCCGGGCCAGGATGAGATCGACTTTGTAGACCTcggagtacccagcacctccaccacttgatggtacgcgtttagcgttgagtccgcggagcgtttaatgaataaacagcacaggttcagcgaccagcagtccgaaacggagcaagcacgagcaccaacaaccgtcctcgtcttcgtctttcactggcgcccctgtttgcgccctatccattctacagtTTATTgtactgtcggcgtcaaatgaaacgcgaacggCGGAGCGCGTGGCACAAGCATTAGCAACGGTATAGTGCATTCCGTCCAGTCATCACCGTTGAATGGCGCGCACATTCAAtgtggcagcactgcgcgatcccTCAATAGAGAAATATTCTTGCCTCTGTTCTAGTCCTGATatttgaaaggaaaaaaataaaagatataaatgaacaaaaaaatgaaatggcCAAAAGCGCTAGGCACGCCCACGCCGGCCGCCTTTATCACCATAGAAGAACTAGAACAGAAGCGAAAATATCGCACAATAAGGGGATCGCACAGTGCTACCAAACTGGATGTGCGCCCCTGTTAGTGACTGGACGGCGCActaaacctttgctaatgcttgggccacgcgctccgctgttcgcgtttcatttgacaccaATAGTACATTGATGTGTGAGAGCTTGCACAGTGTCTATTGctttttggcagctatagcgccgtttgacgGGGATGGGCCCACGTtaacgcctagtggcatatctccatcccgacgactatgatttaacccttgtatAGCTGAATTAGTTAACATAGAGCTGGACACAGCATGTGCTGAATTCCGCggcggcatcaacaagcacataacactggtattcactcattcaaagcgtcgtcatttgaggaaagGAACACCAAAGTGTGCACTCCCCAGTAATACGGTAAGCAACCCCTGTACTCATGCGTATAACACACAGCGCAGGAACACGACGGGCAGAGTTCGCAGCTCAAGCCGTGAGCGCGGAAAGGCGTTTCGCTACCCGCTGGTGtgtctctcgctgcaccgaaagctgaatCTACCGAAGCACTTCCCATCAGCGCTCGTTAGTGTTATGGTGCAGTACTTCaccgatcccagacggcgacactgcCCACCACCAACAAAGGTCACTAGCTGGGaaagagatataaggcgcgtttgtgaagcctcatgcatgagcgtcggtagtGCAGTGGGTAAAGCGCCCGGCACCTATCGTCGCGAattgagaggtcgtgggttcgactcccaggtcatccaaatcaacaaAACTTTTAACAGCGGGGCTATCGTCGTTGGTCCATCCATCGTTCGGAAATAGTCGGCCTGGCtttggcgggtatgtgccactgaaagcggatatgtgccaagcagctcctagcatagccaaCGATGCAGTGATAGCCAATTaatagctaatcgataatcgatcaataaccaaaAATTCCAGAAAATGCTTGGGTGTGCTTAGCATGGCCCAAATGCAGGACAGATACCTTGTGATAACAAATCGATAGCAAATCTATAGCTTttcgataatcgatcaataaccaacACATTATGTAAAATCCCTGGATGAGCTTAGCCTGACCCAACAAATGCATGACCGATACGTTGTGCTAACCAATCGATAGCCAATAAATAATTGATCAATAACTCGTAAATTCTAGAAAATACTTGGTCGCGCTTACCTGAGccgtgcatagtatagtatagcaagaggtgggaaagggaagtgaggatgaggaggagggaaagaaggagagcaacgccaccagctccactgattcctcagtcttcgcaccgctGGTGCGTAGCTGCCGCAgcattttcttctagtttttctttgtcatctgttcgcgCGCATTCCAGTGGCGTCACATCCgggacggaaatgatgtcagtgaagtcttggtggactgcggcataaaacattttcatgTTAAAGGAAGAAAGCCTAGGTATAATTAAGAAACAGGTACTAGACTCCCCTTTCAGTCTTGATATGCCTTTCTGCATAGCGGGAATGCTTCACTTCAATAATTTGCGTACATTTAACCAACATTACGTATTGAATGACGCCTACTCTAAGAATTGAACATTATTCAACCCCTATAAGACCCTCGCCccgttttcaataaagttcaaaTTGAGCATGACGAATGCCCACCGTAGATTACAACTGCTGTTGTAATCCCGTTACAGTTCAGGAGCACGGAGTCCTAGTCAATCGTGCTGGAGCTTTTGCCTCCTATGTCCTCTGCTCTTTTTATCGTgcctgtgtctttctatctcttcctctctgtttctgtgtctttccctgtctttgtatcattttgtgtctttattccctttatttatctatctttctattcctttttctttctgtcgcttttctctctctctttctctctttctttctccctctgtctATGCTTTTATGTCTTTATCTGAGCCTGTCACGTTCCgcaggaccgaataaagttgtgttcACTCCAATTCCCTCTGTTCTTTGAAGCGGTAAGTAAATtggttgattggttgattgatttaCTTATTGATTGATTGTGTTCACGATCCGCTTTGTAAAATCATTCATTTCTTATTTCTATCTTAGCTTATGCATTCAATTGCCAGCAGGAGGgagtgggtttgattcccggtaATGGCCGCAAGATTTCAATGTGGGCAAAATGCGAAAACACCTGTAGGcttggatttaagtgcacgttaaagggaccgacaactgatttttctcgacccaggtttttacggcgcgacaggaagctcacccttcgtagcgtttgtagctgcagtggtttatccgaaaagcccGTAGTTATTTCATAAGCAGTATTTTTAGacctgaaaggctccaaacacgcatgaaggcttgctccagcaacgctgagaattgatagcgatgccgctagcccttgtgaaagctgtcgttgttctgctttcgcaggagttcctgtaactatgcttaaccctgtaatgcccaaaaggtgttctgccttcagaaaaattgtgaaaaaacacTCACCATATTTACTCTTCTTATAGAGTTCATTTTTCGAAAAAAaaggtgaaattttatttcgatcataacttaattactcttaattaaaattagttaattaatttgattaaatgaataactcagtgtaacttcattataacatgttaaatatgcaataatggcttttccatgaagctttgacgggcttattacctcttttgaggcattatttttaatgtatcatatatgatacactgggttttacagggttaaccacctttattttgagctttccaaccatttttgaaaatagcaagctgtcacaatgagatgtgtggctttatacaccttcccggtatttgtacagcgttgtgtgcgcctgcgcccaaggttgcctgcgcctgtttcATGGATGGCttctcccggcgtcgttactctctcgatacacgagccaagccaagtaatcgaaaacgtaactgtgcatatgcacggccgcaccgagtagcagcgcgcgtcatttctgagacgaagtgtaggcagcaaaattctgtcgctccaaaatcttagcgacctggtaactgcgtgcacggttgcatgagcacgctgaagagttgctcaagacgcgctgacgagcataggatcattacgtcacgcgaaggaagcgccactttaatgcatactactaacgtaggcctatatgtacattattatggactaataccttttaatataaagaaacgaacaatatttcaatactaacaaaaaaatcgtcgaccgcgtacagcaatcaacggtcacgtggccgtcttcatcggatcgtccatgcttttgccgccagaggcgccacaagtCATttctcgcgactttcaattaagaactaaaaatataaatccatctcgcacgaaaaaaacagggttggtttcaGTCAGTGCAGCGGACATGTAAGGCTCCAGTATTTATTTGATGTTTTATATTGAATGGTCTTCTAGTGTTTAATGTCACTTGCATGGCCAACTCAGCATTGCGCGCATGACGCGGCCATCGAAGTTGCAAAGACCAACGGGAGCAGAATAGCGGGTCTTCCCGCCAGATGTCGCCATTGTTCGTAAGAGCTTCCTGCCGTCTCATACCTGATGTCGTTATTTTTTTGCACTCGAAAGAGCTTCCTGGCTTGCAGCTTCGCTCTTGTTGGAACGAGCCATGTTAAAATGGCTCTTACAAATTCATGAAAACAAACACACTACAAAAGAAACGACTCTTATCGTCACATTTTCACCTATATGTATAGAAGCGCATGCATTTCGCCTATGTATTTTGCACCGTTCAGAGTTGCGTAGCGCTCCGTGCCGACAGAAACATGATCGATCGGGGCACTCAGAATAATCAGATCTGAAACCGATGGCCCAGATGTTTTCTTCTTGGACTCGAGGCGAGGCACAGCCGACCGGGAGCTTCCGGGCACAAACAGAAACACGGCGGTCGTATAGCGTGCCGCTTGCAGCACGCCATGAGTAGAGAAGTCGCGAATCGACTATGCATaccacgctttgttttgtttatttgagCGTAATTTGTAGTAATAATAATGTAATGAAGAATCCATACGCACAAAGATAGAGGAAAGGGGGGTTGGGATGGTTCAGGGCATATGATTGATAGCGATAATGTTCCGCTTTCGTGCTTCGTGTTGACTCGTGCACTGGTTCCTCATATGCTCGCGCGCCATTATcgctgagtgtgtgtgtgtgtacctcaAGCGCTTTATGAGAAGTTTATCGAGCTGCCCCCTTTTTTCGGGGATCTACAAAGCCGGTTAATTTTTATATTGAAGCGAAGGTATCTTTTTGCTGTTCGGCCTCGCACTATCATTTAACGTCCAAACATCGGCGTAGATTATGATTTCTACGGATGGGTGCGTTGCGAAAACATCTTAGCGGGTAAAGTGTAAAGTCGCTGA
This window of the Rhipicephalus sanguineus isolate Rsan-2018 chromosome 2, BIME_Rsan_1.4, whole genome shotgun sequence genome carries:
- the LOC119381767 gene encoding long-chain-fatty-acid--CoA ligase-like, with product MTGGRSNATLLKGRIENKILYSPYPKLKIPLCSVYTCVKSFLSVAGNRIVAVDYTTSYTRQELLRALERYAAGFQSQGLKMGDHVCVHMRNSVDAFVTVFSLIFAGATIVLAKSSLTHRELLYQMTDGDAKYIVTDPPNADKVRKVCDEMKMPEKARFILGEAPGFTSILGFALMDPKQFREVPVPDPRNTIAGISYTSGTTGLPKGVEITHFSFVANIVLSKDITASDETDVFLAWNPITHMSGFLFTMLGICIGSTCVIVSPALTFNQFVDVCNKYQVSSVFSFASRLQNLVNEMLRTNIKLEQVRKLSVGGSLVTETLARRAIQAFPMLHNFRNFYGMTETCGLIANPGQDEIDFVDLGVPSTSTT